The DNA region AAAACCTACCAGGGAGGGCTTCCTAATGGATATTTTGGTAGTTTATATTAAGCAAAGAGAATTCTCTCTCTGCAGCTCATAGGGAAAACGGGCATGCTTCCTTGTTTTAAAGGCACAACAATTTGTACTAGACAGTGTTATAGATTAAATATAAACTCTGGACACCTTCCTTCCAACTGCCAATTCTTGGGTAAAGTTGCAAGCATAAGGCGACAGGTTTTGTGTGACCCTCCCAGTCACCTGCCCTTGTCATTTCAACTATGCTGGGTGGACCCCCTGATGACTCCTGCGGCAATAACTGGGCAGCTCTCTGGCGTCGCTGGCAGCGGAACGGCATTGCCACATTCTTTCTCCGTGCATTTCGAGACATCCTGCAAGGCAcattgccatttatttctttacttcgCTTTCCCGAGGAACACCAGAAGGTTCGTTACTAAATCTAGAACTCAATCCCTGCTCCCAGGGGAGAGGAAAGTTTAGGGATGGGAGGAGGTGTTCCCACCGAGCCCACCGGGGAGTCGGTCACACGTGGTACCTTGTCGGCCTGGGGGCTAATCGCGGTGCCGAACCTGCAGTAGGTGACGAAATGCTCGCAGTTGTTCCAGAGCAGGCTGTAGGGAGTTATGCCCAGCAGCTTCTCTGCCCTCTGCGCCACCTCTTCGTTGAGCAGCGCCTTCTTCTTGAGGGACCTGTCCAGGTGATTGACCAGGATCTCGGCTCCGTAGGCGAAGTCCTCCACGGTGTCCACGCGGATGCTGGCCACCCTGCAAATGACGCCTAGGATGAGACGCTTGTTGGAGACCACCTTCTGCGTGAGCCCTCTGTCGTCAGTCAGGGCCAACAGGATATCGGGCATCATGTGGGCGACACGGTTGTCGCCCAGGTAGATGCCATAGTGCGTCAGGTGTGTCCGAGGCACCTCCAGCACGTCGCCGCGGAGAAAAGAGTTGATCTCATATAAAGTGTTCCCAGCCTTGTCTTCCCCCGGGGCGCCCGAACTGAAGAACTTGAAGTTGGAGATGAAGAGCAGCTTCTCCAGCACGAGCGACACCGCCTCCAGCATTGGGTTCTTCATCCTGTTAGGGAAAAGGGAGTTTTGTGGCTGGGGCACCGCCGTTTCTCCGGGACGGGCCGCGCGGAGCCCGGCTAGGTGCGCTGCGCCGCCGCTCACCGGCAGGCCGGCCGGCCAGTGCCGCGGGGCACGTCGCCTgcggaggagggagggagagaaaaaggagaaggcGAGAAGCCTGGAGATCGGCTTGGCTTGGCCGCACCCCACGGGGGACTGAAGAGGATGCGGAGCTGGCCGCGGCTGACCGCTGGGACAGCGGGACCTGCCCGCCAAGCTGGAGGCTATGTATAGGAAGCGCACCTGGAGGTCGGGCCGGGGCGCAGAGCCGCGCGCGGTGCTAGCAACGGAGCCTTTGCCGAGGCTTTTATCGCCGTCGAGGGGGCGGGGCCGGACGCCATCACAGACCCGGCGAGAGCGCTGATTGGGGCTGGCGGCAGGGGCGGTGCCGGCCGGCAGGCCCCTTGGAAAGGGCGGGCCGCTTCTGGGCTTCAAGGTTCTGCCCTCCCTCTGCGACCCCTTTCAGGGCAGGCCTCCTCTTTGAGATCCAGACCTTAGCACTTCCCGCCTCTCAGCGGCCGGCTTTGGAAAGTAGAAGCCGCGAAAGAGATCTTGCGCCTGCTAGATTGGGGCGTGCTCTGGGTACCTCTGGGACGTTTTTGGTGGAGAGTCTCCTTGGGCGAGATTTCTGAGTAGAGCCACCTCTCGCCAAAAGGTTGGATACTCGGAGACGTCGGCTTCCTAAAATATCTAAATTTACTCTGAGAAGTGTGCGCGCCTCGAAAGCCTCCAGATTCCTTCCCAAACTACGTAGAGCAGTGGTCCTGCACACCGCGCACTCTTCTCCCCTTTAAATGCCCCGAATGACCCTCGCTGTCCGCTGGCGCGCGGATGGGAAGCGGCGCGCGGTTGGGAAGCGACCCCGCGAGTGATCGGAACCCGAGGCGCCTCCGCGTTCCGTGGCGCCAGGGACCGTTGAGCGCACGGTTCCCAACGGTCAACAAGTAAAACGACGAAGCGCCCAACATTCTCCTGGAAAACCGAATTAATTTTTCCAGCTTCAGAGCCACACGGATCCTGCTTCTTCGGTTCACTGACCGAAACTTCGCCTCTTACAGCGCAGCCCCCCGGAGGCGACCGAGCAAGGGGCGGTGCCCTCCTGGCTTGAGCGCCCGGGGCCGCGCACAGCGGGGCGGTTCTGGGGCGCACGCGCTCCAGGGCGCCGCGGTCGCCGAGTCAGCGCCAGGCTCCATACGCGGAGCCATCGCCGAGTCAGCGCCAGGCTCCATACTCGACCCATCGCCGAGTTCCGTGCTCACGCATTATGTAAACACGTAAATTCCTGGGACAAAGGCCACGATGAGGGCGCCTCGGTTGGCTCCACAAAGCCGCCCCGTACGGAGCTAACAGGTTCTGTCAGCTAGCAAATTCTCCGCCCGCCTGGGTGAGGGCGCTCCCGGCGGGTGATGGATGAAGGGACACCCGTCTTACCTGGAACACGGAGTGGAATGGAGACCAGACGGGGATGAAGCCGGCTCCTTATTATCCTCTGAGGCCCAGCCTTCGCACTCGCTCACTCTCTGCCGTCAGCGCTCTGCCCCAGACGTCCGGCTGCTGGTGACTTTTGTTCATTTCACAAAAGATTTCGAATCACATTTTAGTCCcagcaagaagaagaaaattccatttcccacaaaaaaaaaaaaaagaaaaaaaatcgaAAAAGGAAGGTGGGGTAAGACGGGAGAGGCAGTGTATGAggaaattttaagatattatttcCTCATTCTTAGCctcaaatttaaagaaaagtgcGATCAGCGGGTAGTTTAATCAAACTCCTGGACACACAGGCGCTAGTTTACGTCCAGCAGCACACCAGCTCCCGAGGTCTGCAACTCTGGGATGTCTGTGGACATTTTTAGCAGTCCGATCCAGACCTTGGCATACACGTTAACTGCAGACCCGGCTCTGGTCTCGCTGCTCTGGTCCAGTTTTGGGAAAGCACGGATACCTGGGCCTCCAGAGTCAAGAGCCAAGCGGCCCGGGGAGATCAAAAGGGACTTGGTAATTAGCGATTTCCGTCTCTAGTGGTCACTAACCCGACTTAAAACGCTACGACAGTCTGCACCCGGCGAATTTGCTGGAGACAAAAGCAAGGAGAACTGCCTCAGGGCAGGCAGTTTCACTCTTTCAgagagggggttgggggggaatTAAGGAGAAATCACCTACAGACATAGTCGCATCCCCGGGGCGTTTTGTGAGTCAGGCAGCGCCAAGCCGATttgcatttgatttttctctttcccagtaAAGTTAATTTTTGGACCGCCGCCTCTGAAAAGGGAGTCacttaatgaaagaaaaagagagaaagagatatgAGAGTAATATGAAGCATGAAGCCGACTACGTTGCTCAAGATGTAGGCGCTCTGCTGTCTTGGGCAATGAATGGTGAGAGAGTGTCCATAGTTTCTGGGACGTTATTTTTGCCTGGATTAAGTCCCTATTTTTAAGCCAGAGTGTTATGCtgttgaataaatttatttttctcaatgtAACTGCCCCAGACCTGCCCTCTCGGCCTTCCCTGCCTGCCGGGAATTCGGCTCCGGGAACCTGTAGGAGAAAATGAAACGTCTTCATGTGTCCATGTTTGAAGTCTCTTCAGATCTGTCGAGCAGGGAGGCGTCAGCGAGGACTAGGCTGCTTTTCCGCTGAGAGAATGAGCTCTTGTTGGCTGAACAAAACTTTCCTTACAACTGCAGTAGTCAGCATTCTCAGAGTCGCATATAAGTAAGCCTGCCTCCCTAAATCAGTCAAACTAAGGAAACACAATTGCTATTAGAAGGAAAGGCCCCTAACATCAGAACATCTTCCTTCCTAAACCAGAAGCGGTCATTCATTCGTAAAGGGGAAAATCCGACTTGCTAGAGAGACTCCTAGTTTCCCAGTTGTAGGAAAGGTCGCTACATTCAACAAGTTTCGTGCAAACGCCTTAAATGCATTCAGAACTGGTCGCCCGGTCTGGTGGGGGGATTGTGAAAGCATGCTGGCCTTCCAGGACAAAATAATGATGTCAAAGAACTATCAACACTCGCCTCGCTGTTTCTTTCTACCTTCCCAAGGAAAGAGCAAAGTCAAAAGACAGTCACAGCATCCACTCAGGCCGGCGTCCGTGTCTCCCAGTGGGGCAGACCACGATTCCACGGGGTTTCtgcataaagaaagctggaatcCGGGCTCGCAGAGCCTACCTAACTTTCAGGCTTCACCTTCAGGCCCTGTATCCCGCCGCGGGTCCCAAGAGAAAGAGCTTCGGTTGGTTCTCCGTTCTCCGGCCAAAGGGCGGAGTCCCGCAGAAGCCCGAAAGCTGAGGGGTTTCCTATCCGCAGACTTTTTACCTCTGGAGATCCTCTTCCTCAGAAGACTTTGTAGCGGAAGACTGGATCACAGAATCTTGTACTtcctctgtgctaggcactgaaTTAATAAGCATTTTCTCACTTAGTCCTCCTAACCCTACGAGTGTAGCCTCTGTTTTACacaggaagaaactgaggttatAAGTCACTCTCTGTGACGTGTGTTAGTGGGGATCAGGACTGAACCACAGCTTCTTTGCTCCCAGGTCCACCACCATTGAGGAAGGTCTGACTTCCCGTCAGTTCACCCACCTATCACCCCATCACCCAGGGCCTACTGTATGACCAGCTCTGTTCCCAGTCCTGGAATTTCATTTAAATACCCAACCTAAATTTAGCTcccaaaacttttctttttcttttggacttCATTTCCCTGCTTCTGTAGGGATTCCAATTTTTAACATCACTTACTGCTATAGAGAAGGATCTGATTATGTTTCTAGTTAATAGAATCCCTCACAGGAAGGCCCAGCACTACCTTCTCCTTAGAGACAAGAATAGGATAGGCGGATAGGTGATGGGTATCTTGCCAAGGGCACAGAGTCAGAAATAGAATCTAAGGGCAATGTCCCAAACTCCTTAGCTCTTAGAACTTCTCTCTCCTAAGCCTGACAAGTTTGGCTTTCTGAACTTAATGTTTTTTGATTTATCATCCTTCAggattattttgttgttgctgttagaTTTTTTAGACTAATAAATCACTGGGCACGTAAATAACAACAGTCTTAATGCTTGTTTTCCTTCTGGATTGGGTACCCATCTGCTCTCGGTCCCTTTATATACGCTCAGCTCTGGCCACAGGGATGCAAACAGGGTCTCAAAGTAGCTGACTCTAAGGAGACAAAGAATAAAAGTCTTTGTGAACTCCCCTCTGGGGGCAGAGGAAAAAGAGCTGACACCTTTTCAAGGAATCTCCTAACTCAGTGTTCCCTGGAGTGTTTTCTGGCAGGAAGCCATTACCTCCTGGGAGGAAGATCCCCCAACTTCCTTGCTGGTTGGCCAGCACCTTACTCTGAGGGCCTCCATCCTGCAGAGGGTCTttagaaagattaaaggcagcaGCTCCAGCCAGACAGGActtagttgttttttgttgttgtggctgttgttgttttgaaagccataaaataacacacacaaaaaaaaacccaagaaattCATATTGAATATTGCAAAAATcttatctcttcaagaatattagagataccaagggaacatttcatgcaaagatgggctcaataaaggacagaaatggtatggacctaacaaacagaagagattaagaaaaggtggcaagaatacacagaagaattgtacaaaaaagaccttcatgacccagataatcacgatgctgtgatcactcacctagagccagacatcctggaatgtgaagtcaagtgggccttaggaagcaatactaggaacaaagctagtggaggtgatggaattccagttgagttataaagtgctgctctcaatatgccagcaaatttggaaaactcagcagtggccacaggactggaaaaggtcagttttcattccaatcccaaaggaaggcaatgccaaagaatgctcaaactaccacacagttgcactcatcttacatgctagtaaagtaatgctcaaaattctccaagctaggcttcagcaatacatgaaccatgaattccagatgttcaggctggttttagagaagacagaggaaccagagatcaaattgccaatatctgctggatcatcgaaaaagcaagagagttccggaaaaacatctatttctcctttactgactatgccaaagcctttgactgtgtggatcacaataaactgtgtaaaattctgaaagagatgggaataccagaccacctgatctgcctcttgagaaacctgtatgcaggtcaggaagcaaaagttagaactggacatggaccaacagactggttctaaataggaaaaggagtacatcaaggctgtatattgtcaccctgcttatttaacttatatgcagagtacatcatgagaaaccctgggctggaagaagcacaagctggaatcaagagcatcttgatgaaagtgaaagaggagagtgaaaaagttggcttaaagcgcaacattcatggatgcatgagacaagtggtcagggctggtgcactgggaagacccaaagggatgggatggggagggaggtgggagcggggatcaggatggggaacacatgtaaatccatggctgattcatgtcaatgtatggcaaaaaccactacaatattgtaaagtaattagcctccaactaataaaaataaatgaaaaaaaaaaaaaaagcccaacagtcagaaaactaagatcatggcatccagtcccgtcacttcatggcaaataaataaggaaacagtt from Cervus canadensis isolate Bull #8, Minnesota chromosome 1, ASM1932006v1, whole genome shotgun sequence includes:
- the LRAT gene encoding lecithin retinol acyltransferase isoform X2 translates to MASGPAPSTAIKASAKAPLLAPRAALRPGPTSRMKNPMLEAVSLVLEKLLFISNFKFFSSGAPGEDKAGNTLYEINSFLRGDVLEVPRTHLTHYGIYLGDNRVAHMMPDILLALTDDRGLTQKVVSNKRLILGVICRVASIRVDTVEDFAYGAEILVNHLDRSLKKKALLNEEVAQRAEKLLGITPYSLLWNNCEHFVTYCRFGTAISPQADKFCENVKIIIRDQRSVLASAVLGLASIVCLGLASYTTLPAIFIPFCLWMAG
- the LRAT gene encoding lecithin retinol acyltransferase isoform X4, whose amino-acid sequence is MKNPMLEAVSLVLEKLLFISNFKFFSSGAPGEDKAGNTLYEINSFLRGDVLEVPRTHLTHYGIYLGDNRVAHMMPDILLALTDDRGLTQKVVSNKRLILGVICRVASIRVDTVEDFAYGAEILVNHLDRSLKKKALLNEEVAQRAEKLLGITPYSLLWNNCEHFVTYCRMSRNARRKNVAMPFRCQRRQRAAQLLPQESSGGPPSIVEMTRAGDWEGHTKPVALCLQLYPRIGSWKEGVQSLYLIYNTV
- the LRAT gene encoding lecithin retinol acyltransferase isoform X1; its protein translation is MASGPAPSTAIKASAKAPLLAPRAALRPGPTSRMKNPMLEAVSLVLEKLLFISNFKFFSSGAPGEDKAGNTLYEINSFLRGDVLEVPRTHLTHYGIYLGDNRVAHMMPDILLALTDDRGLTQKVVSNKRLILGVICRVASIRVDTVEDFAYGAEILVNHLDRSLKKKALLNEEVAQRAEKLLGITPYSLLWNNCEHFVTYCRMSRNARRKNVAMPFRCQRRQRAAQLLPQESSGGPPSIVEMTRAGDWEGHTKPVALCLQLYPRIGSWKEGVQSLYLIYNTV
- the LRAT gene encoding lecithin retinol acyltransferase isoform X3, producing the protein MASGPAPSTAIKASAKAPLLAPRAALRPGPTSRMKNPMLEAVSLVLEKLLFISNFKFFSSGAPGEDKAGNTLYEINSFLRGDVLEVPRTHLTHYGIYLGDNRVAHMMPDILLALTDDRGLTQKVVSNKRLILGVICRVASIRVDTVEDFAYGAEILVNHLDRSLKKKALLNEEVAQRAEKLLGITPYSLLWNNCEHFVTYCRFGTAISPQADKDVSKCTEKECGNAVPLPATPESCPVIAAGVIRGSTQHS